TTgctgattattttttttttagaaatataaTGTTTTGGTCGTAAAGCAGCAATAAAAGACCTTTTGAATCTGATAAACGCAACAAGCAGTGGTAAAACTCTCTCATTTCCAAAATAATTGTTGTATTTGATCTTGTACATTTGTCATGTACacttttgatatttaatatatttagttgtatattattaaaaataagtatgTAAAAAAAAGGAGTTGGATAGGATagagacatgatatgataaggAGCTGGATACGACGAATAGTATAAAAATATCACATTTATATAATGTtaatatttgtctttttttagattgttaatatttgtctttatatattagtaaaaaaaaatattgtcaaagtAGCTTATATGAATATTGCATACGGTCAAATTGTGATCATTAATGTATTGGTTAccatttttattagaaaaagaaaagttgttaTCTGTTAAATTCAGTTTCTACTTAGaattgacccccgaaccagattcaattggtgatgaaaattaaaaaattcagtttctaCGGTTATATGtcaaagtagtttttttttagcagaaaaatttctttattaacaaactcaccataacataagacatattttttttttacataagttagtgTCTGCCTGATCCGCTAGTATAGaataaattatttgaagttATTAGATTTAGTTCCTATTTTTATagattgatgtttttttttataaactaacttatttgATGTTATTAATTAGatttggtttatatttttatgtgtagATTTTTTCCTCAGGAAGAAATTGTGTAAAATCACATTTAGGAGTAAAAgatttgataattaaaatgtGAGGCATATCTATGAATTTGTAATGAGCTATGATGCATATCTATTGTTATTGCAACAAATAGttgattttatatatgttaattttttgaACTCTCAAAACCGTtgtatatcatttttttttttttacattgagCTGGGATCGAATCCATTTTTTTAGACTAAACCTAGTGGTTTTATATCATCTTATTGTTTTATGTCCCAAAAAATATCTTATTGTTTGTGACTACATTATTATTTAGAGGAAAATTAAGTGTGAAATTGttgaataattttaataaaataatagcaataataataatatattaaaataaaagttaaataaattcGATAGAATCAATATGTAGAAAGTATCGATTTTACatttcttttcattatttttttaatggcatttatttccattattttattacatattattataaaattaaatcaattttttttggtttttcaccaccagtttaatctggttcgggggtcagttttggcatcaagtggttccagccccctcccgatcgcagttgcgggggatcgaaccgcagtcctccctaccaagttcagcgccaatcaccagtttaaattaaatttttattaaactgTTAAGTGTCtatcatataattaaaaaaaaaaaatagatgattTAGATTTGAtgtcaaataaaaatttgatatttttgtttcaattgcgcATGTATGTTTACGACTATTCAAGTTTTCGCAAGtgttgcgtcaaaaaaaaaattcgcaAGTGTTTTCTTGAAAATATTTCAATCATGCAAGCAAAAGTAAAAAACTGTGaagtaaaaaactataaaatttgTTTGAGAAGGGAGGAAACACATGTGATTTTGATTGATCATCCTTCTACAATATAATAATGCCTCATCAATAAGTTAAGCTAAGTAATAGTTGGTGTACTCCATAATAATAAAAGATTTAAGGACTATACATAATACATGTAAAAATGTTTTACATAGTCATCTAATCACATCACAACATTTAAATATTTCActaaataatatgaaaaatatgacTTCATGACTATGTAAAACATTTCTATACTATGTGTCCCTGTCGGTGTATAGTCCTTAAACTCATTAAAGTTTGCAATtcactaattaatttttgaaaaaaaataaagaaaataatttacgGTTTTAGAGAAAGATTGCTTATCCTAAATATGAATTATTGTCCAATCATCTTCCATAGAGGGAGTTGTCTCCGTAGGGGACAACTTTCCTTCTTTGGGAGGCTTCTTTGAGAATAAGGTCGACTTCTTGTCAAAGAAACTCGAAAAAGATTGTCGAATCTTCTTTTCTTCATTGTTGATCTTATCTTTCAGAAAAGACCTTGACAAAAGTTTATCTTTGCCAGCAAAGATATGGCTAAGCTTCTTGAACCGACGCTTTGTTTCACCGGTAGTTGCAGTTGATTCTTCTGAAGGGTTCATCATCTTTAGTGCCTCCTCAGGATTCAGCAACATTGTCTCCACTGTTTCATATACCTACATTGGGACATGACATGACCATCAATGTTTTCCTTAGGATTGAAGTTACTACTATTGCAAGTTAAAATTTTCAAGTCCTTAGAGTTTCAAAATGGTGAAGAGTTACAAAATATTGATCAGTCCTTAGAGTTTCCCTCGGTGTTTGCCAATCGCCGATAactgtttgttcaaattctgttaTGCAACAGTGCTATAGtgccactatttgacaacactttatACTAAATAACTTATTGCAGAACAATAGCGGTTTCTTTAAATTCAGCATCATTGGAGTTTATTTCACCGGTAACATTTTGACAATTTCATTAAAAATCGATACTAATATGCAGCAAAAGGATTTGGTGAACTAAATTAGTCATTTTAGTCTACTAGTACTCACCTGAACAAGTTCACCAACTTTCTCGCTGAATCTGATGCTTTGACAAGAAGTAATAGCATACTCTTTGCAGTCATTGAACAACTTCGAGAAGTCTTCGTTACCAGAAAGCAATGGTTCAGCAATTGTAAATCCTAAACCAAGCTGTAtaattaagacaaaaaaatatgattagaAATGCAATGAAAATTTCACAGTATAGATCAATAGTATATTCATTTCACAACCAGCTACCTTTGAACTCTCGTCGAATAATTCAAGAAAGtgcaaaatttaaaacaattgAAGGATCATAATGATAATTCATTACTTAATCATTCCACTTATTATGTACTATATATCTTCTTGAAGTTTAAATGTTTACAAGTTATGAGAAATTATGATTATACCAAAATTGATAAAACAAAAGCACTAATGGTATTGTATTAATCACTGATcagaataaatttcaaaataaataacatatgcTTCTTGTGTCCACATATAATTTACAAAGATCGATTATGGAGGTGCGTAGAATGAAATTTTCTCGTCATATAAACATaacaaaattgaagaagaaCTTACTAGTGAAACAAACAGCTGCCCAAAAAGCTCAACTGGTTGAATGTCCTCAAATGCATGAAGAATCCCTTCCCtaagaaaaatgtaaaatgcCGTTGAAGTGAGACGATTTTAAGGATGAAAATCCAAGTCCGTAACAAAAATCGTTATATAAACTTACACTGCCAAATCCTCATCATAGAGAGGTGCCTGTTTCACAGCAGGTACCGGCTGAGATGTTTCCCAAAATTCGCGCCACAAATTACCTGACATAAACATGTAATGATATTTAGAGAAACATGTTGGAAATGTATCAAAGACTTAGTACTACCATCGTCGACAAGCGTACCTTCTTTCCGCATCCGTCGACTTAGACGACCTCTGGTAGACAATGACTCGCTACCACTACCATCAGAAGAACAACTATCTTCAGTACTTGCTTCGCTTTCGATCCAATCAGGAGGAGAGTACCATCTCACAAAGTCTTCCCAAATACAACCAGGATTTGCAGCCTAAAACATgatcataaataaaattaactcgGATAGAACATCGCTGCAATAGGCACATCCTAAAATCATTAAGAATGTCGGCGACAGTAAAGAAGTTCTTGTCAAGAGCGAGTCTTACCTTGAAAGCCTGCATATCGGACAGGAGTTGAGAGCACCCGGCACCGAGACTGACCAAAAAGGTAAAGAAAATTGTCAAGAAATAGTAACTATAACTTCATAAAGGCAAACATGCCGCGAAACAAAGATATAAGATATTGAATCTCAGTTAGTGTACAGACCTCCCTGTCTGCAGCACAAATTCCTCGTTCGCTTTGATCATATCTTCGGTAAGCAACACTCCTTGCTACATGAAATAGACACTAATGTTTAAGTATTGAAAATTTGGAACAAGCATAAGTCATGATTTTGTAGTAACAAATATATGTCAAATTCAAACCTGGGTGATAGGAGAGTACGCAGGCTCGCCAGTTTCCAATAACATCATATTTCCAGATGGAGAATGAGCACCAAGTCGAAGAACAAGCTCTCCAGTACTTACTCGAGCATATAACAAACGACTTGCAGAAGTATCATTGCCACAGTTTGTTGATTCTAATTCATTTGAATTTGCCTTCATCATCATAGAATCAAGCAATTCAGTTGCAATGACATGGCGCTGTTTCCGAGAGACGCAACAATTGATTACTTGAAAATGTTGATAGAGAAGACATGACTTCAAATCTGGAATGTCATCAAGAGGGATTCCAGGTAAATGTTTTTCTTTCGACCAAAGTTTTCTCAGCTgcataagtaaaataaaatcaaatgagaGTAAATCAAATCGAAAATTCAAGATTCTTAACAAAAGGATTATTATGTAATAATAAGATCAAAACATACTTCAGCAACAAACCAGCACCAAAAAAATGCCATTTCTCGAAGGGTCTTAAAGCTTCCGATTACTTCAGCTAGCTTAACAACAAGGCTTTCAGGAGGAGCACCATGAATATCTTTTACAAAAGATGTTATGTCAATTTCCTCCAAATTGGAGTTGATCTTCCTTCTAAGGAAATCTCCCTCTGAGAACCAAATACCGAAAAAATGTATTAACATAAAATGGTTCGTTGATGCAATTATATTATACGAGAGCCGTCTAAAATACACATACCTGGATCAAAAAGagaacaaatcaaacacacaacTTTCTCATTGCTACTAAACTCAGAGGCAAGTTTGTACTCTTTCCCGCGTAACACTAAAGCCTTCACCGCAGAGAGACTTAAGCCTACCCTCTCTTTGGAGGGTGAAGAACCTCCTGATGAAGCTGCAAAATCTTTCATTGAATTTGCTTTCCTTCCAGCCctagtaaaaaagaaaacattttgagattgttatgcgaaaattatttttgaataaCAAGAACGAGACTCTTAAACATTAATGCTGCTCTTTCAAAGTTTCACTGAGAGGTAAGCAAAGTCTGATCAATGATTATTTCAGTCAGGATTTGAATTCAGATTCTCCTGAACGATTCGTCCTTAACTGAAGTTCATGGAATAGATAAGAAAAAGCTGAGCATAACTTACTCAACAGCTATAGCCAATTG
This portion of the Trifolium pratense cultivar HEN17-A07 linkage group LG3, ARS_RC_1.1, whole genome shotgun sequence genome encodes:
- the LOC123916484 gene encoding uncharacterized protein LOC123916484 isoform X1, coding for MHLESRVMDDQGGNNSFVSKAKTVIHSAAAKAERVIKDFKSDLDSEKQLRDDCGRQRHEGAESAKNENESKFLSELKQIKWKPRNIGGTKQEWKDRINNIRKGRKENEVTEKVGDASMAAVPLNDEDMCIVHVKKDLDANVSEGFLSVEGLTAAAKRPIPPSSVLKQLAIAVEAGRKANSMKDFAASSGGSSPSKERVGLSLSAVKALVLRGKEYKLASEFSSNEKVVCLICSLFDPEGDFLRRKINSNLEEIDITSFVKDIHGAPPESLVVKLAEVIGSFKTLREMAFFWCWFVAELRKLWSKEKHLPGIPLDDIPDLKSCLLYQHFQVINCCVSRKQRHVIATELLDSMMMKANSNELESTNCGNDTSASRLLYARVSTGELVLRLGAHSPSGNMMLLETGEPAYSPITQQGVLLTEDMIKANEEFVLQTGSLGAGCSQLLSDMQAFKAANPGCIWEDFVRWYSPPDWIESEASTEDSCSSDGSGSESLSTRGRLSRRMRKEGNLWREFWETSQPVPAVKQAPLYDEDLAVEGILHAFEDIQPVELFGQLFVSLLGLGFTIAEPLLSGNEDFSKLFNDCKEYAITSCQSIRFSEKVGELVQVYETVETMLLNPEEALKMMNPSEESTATTGETKRRFKKLSHIFAGKDKLLSRSFLKDKINNEEKKIRQSFSSFFDKKSTLFSKKPPKEGKLSPTETTPSMEDDWTIIHI
- the LOC123916484 gene encoding uncharacterized protein LOC123916484 isoform X2, which produces MDDQGGNNSFVSKAKTVIHSAAAKAERVIKDFKSDLDSEKQLRDDCGRQRHEGAESAKNENESKFLSELKQIKWKPRNIGGTKQEWKDRINNIRKGRKENEVTEKVGDASMAAVPLNDEDMCIVHVKKDLDANVSEGFLSVEGLTAAAKRPIPPSSVLKQLAIAVEAGRKANSMKDFAASSGGSSPSKERVGLSLSAVKALVLRGKEYKLASEFSSNEKVVCLICSLFDPEGDFLRRKINSNLEEIDITSFVKDIHGAPPESLVVKLAEVIGSFKTLREMAFFWCWFVAELRKLWSKEKHLPGIPLDDIPDLKSCLLYQHFQVINCCVSRKQRHVIATELLDSMMMKANSNELESTNCGNDTSASRLLYARVSTGELVLRLGAHSPSGNMMLLETGEPAYSPITQQGVLLTEDMIKANEEFVLQTGSLGAGCSQLLSDMQAFKAANPGCIWEDFVRWYSPPDWIESEASTEDSCSSDGSGSESLSTRGRLSRRMRKEGNLWREFWETSQPVPAVKQAPLYDEDLAVEGILHAFEDIQPVELFGQLFVSLLGLGFTIAEPLLSGNEDFSKLFNDCKEYAITSCQSIRFSEKVGELVQVYETVETMLLNPEEALKMMNPSEESTATTGETKRRFKKLSHIFAGKDKLLSRSFLKDKINNEEKKIRQSFSSFFDKKSTLFSKKPPKEGKLSPTETTPSMEDDWTIIHI